A single window of Rhipicephalus microplus isolate Deutch F79 chromosome 5, USDA_Rmic, whole genome shotgun sequence DNA harbors:
- the LOC142817918 gene encoding uncharacterized protein LOC142817918 isoform X1 — MGSIFLAPNMSAAGMADERTHTPATTVDGPSTEVRGSHTPSPEPELTPGTASEASHTPETSADGPSQATHNHTPLRELSTNVPQPLPRGSARAQLAASTEQTPRRRTPLRAGRSQNEATLAFLEARDNQDVQMRLLSYQIDKRKLDLKIRQHKDNMKLLRQRHADDVRLREAEMEMRRMEMVAVLEERRANAAYQASQLQLIKELIEGKKE; from the exons ATGGGGTCAATTTTTCTAGCTCCCAACATGAGTGCAGCTGGCATGGCTGATGAGCGGACCCACACGCCAGCAACAACTGTTGATGGGCCCTCAACAGAAGTTCGTGGCAGCCATACACCATCACCAG AGCCTGAGCTAACACCTGGCACGGCCAGTGAGGCAAGCCACACGCCAGAAACAAGTGCGGATGGGCCTTCCCAAGCCACTCATAACCACACACCATTGCGAG AGCTTTCAACAAATGTGCCACAGCCactgcctagaggcagtgcacgaGCACAACTGGCTGCATCAACAGAACAGACCCCTCGACGACGCACACCACTAAGAG CAGGGAGAAGCCAAAATGAGGCAACGCTGGCGTTTTTGGAGGCCAGGGATAATCAAGACGTACAAATGCGCCTCCTCAGCTACCAGATTGACAAAAGAAAGCTGGACCTCAAAATTCGCCAGCACAAAGACAACATGAAGCTGCTACGCCAGCGGCATGCCGATGACGTCAGATTAAGGGAAGCTGAAATGGAAATGAGAAGGATGGAAATGGTGGCAGTACTTGAAGAGAGGCGGGCTAACGCAGCATACCAAGCATCTCAACTTCAGTTGATCAAAGAACTCAttgagggaaaaaaagaataa
- the LOC142817918 gene encoding uncharacterized protein LOC142817918 isoform X2 produces MSAAGMADERTHTPATTVDGPSTEVRGSHTPSPEPELTPGTASEASHTPETSADGPSQATHNHTPLRELSTNVPQPLPRGSARAQLAASTEQTPRRRTPLRAGRSQNEATLAFLEARDNQDVQMRLLSYQIDKRKLDLKIRQHKDNMKLLRQRHADDVRLREAEMEMRRMEMVAVLEERRANAAYQASQLQLIKELIEGKKE; encoded by the exons ATGAGTGCAGCTGGCATGGCTGATGAGCGGACCCACACGCCAGCAACAACTGTTGATGGGCCCTCAACAGAAGTTCGTGGCAGCCATACACCATCACCAG AGCCTGAGCTAACACCTGGCACGGCCAGTGAGGCAAGCCACACGCCAGAAACAAGTGCGGATGGGCCTTCCCAAGCCACTCATAACCACACACCATTGCGAG AGCTTTCAACAAATGTGCCACAGCCactgcctagaggcagtgcacgaGCACAACTGGCTGCATCAACAGAACAGACCCCTCGACGACGCACACCACTAAGAG CAGGGAGAAGCCAAAATGAGGCAACGCTGGCGTTTTTGGAGGCCAGGGATAATCAAGACGTACAAATGCGCCTCCTCAGCTACCAGATTGACAAAAGAAAGCTGGACCTCAAAATTCGCCAGCACAAAGACAACATGAAGCTGCTACGCCAGCGGCATGCCGATGACGTCAGATTAAGGGAAGCTGAAATGGAAATGAGAAGGATGGAAATGGTGGCAGTACTTGAAGAGAGGCGGGCTAACGCAGCATACCAAGCATCTCAACTTCAGTTGATCAAAGAACTCAttgagggaaaaaaagaataa